One genomic window of Tachypleus tridentatus isolate NWPU-2018 chromosome 12, ASM421037v1, whole genome shotgun sequence includes the following:
- the LOC143233843 gene encoding uncharacterized protein LOC143233843 isoform X2: protein MGNVCLRGITHSSSINLGSARMRKSTSVVSNRASISNPLPHGNVPVLTMDDDCAINELLEGRMDLDVILPDENKARMNVERKMPMMDLLVQVTTANKISPGGHVIQVLTERGKEIQYKPNTPIGSLDTKIIYIVSKSSVMESTAKKLPKISNKTFEQTFRLQVKLPRNQLTVLRVSPKMTLAEVKRIVCSDKNLDINNYHLVRPSQPNNVLDLNITLANYGSTEINLLSNKSITTNIYSSATDLIAYSTREDERTKKGILGILTRKKSKGSLASSSSDGANSQGYSPNPGNDQTDQVKKTFTVKPSVKKRPAPPPPSQKTNTRIEISDQLSLDSQLKDDNGFLLASHSRQSSDSSGYHEASVFSELPENTFPETSSGSGSSGLEHSDTMVHSAPYPPLQKILVSNKDAKSHQSDKSNLTNVPSTSSISVVSAVGKKRKAPPPPPKRDASKPELDPVREMGAARENDDIQSEANPETLESEFREGIDVIEDTLNIDHEVKYQTISEPSIEFVVVPSPAIDDIPSLQANPPPEFADNSDKISSENLEKKSEIGEMNFSFDSAFMSEDDWSISDCSTIFDLVEPPEAFNNIHLYYGINHDCSDYDVNAWSSSSVKILAFDPSPGKYILFPQISKLQEEIDATNKSLSYLEEQTVKNVQQHQQQNSLSSSATTDDIENTFEHTIAEDERALERDQEKKIVKAYVPTEADKASDMMKGSACFNLNITHDQLLSHIEAAFSAVEQQAEDVLPDEPASECNTLPGPPYSFRDNDINPLQHDEDEKLNSTEFCAVLSSSPLELHDIDCHAQSTVNVQEQAISVKQTQKAPLTNFVITSYKKENIYGSNPKVNTELFQQSVCVSHSLDETGEVIQKYPDNTREENKVGIETTKPRCNDQNLNFKEQKSQEFLTHNTQAATYLEEESVQGFRGQVKLRCTQLVDLESSPFTGRSTSMLNLAPLPAMHVRKHRNTYDISETLRRVQSEHNVNNTSCNSECLNENEELQAKYEQLKEQLLGWQQKLVQNQKLLQNGTTNSKVITKSLEQNPLWINDTRIDVKDSAGVKLQKLSKEELVHQDVGLITKRQVLPKNQKRPKSQMLTNVTIGSWQQRNHQEEPSRSKFHSVENLTYPHSGLQISTLNGKCIDSCFTNAVNVPKFSYKCKEEPKLDILTTSQGEEPLLSSVKSVVDLSEKHKKNETESHCNNRLSLREPKVIKVSNNNYKTGAVQTYIGAPVVKGFSDEVIQNLLKKPPTQKNVIQTNESGNSILVIKSNKNMTPASKTDLNMIKMNLPAKPNNQQLGSVNVHQNISSPSKITTASAHSLSSMCKPKEKKKTSDFSDIDPRDKLMIDIRNFQGRSALRKVTVAETNWKLKAS from the exons TGCGAGAATGAGGAAATCGACGTCGGTGGTTTCGAACAGGGCTTCAATATCAAACCCATTACCGCATGGTAACGTTCCGGTGTTAACTATGGACGATGACTGTGCCATCAACGAATTGCTAGAAGGTCGTATGGATCTTGATGTCATCCTTCCTGATGAGAATAAAGCCCGGATGAACGTAGAGAGAAA GATGCCTATGATGGACCTTTTGGTGCAAGTCACAACAGCCAATAAAATTAGTCCAGGAGGCCACGTGATCCAAGTTCTTACCGAGAGAGGAAAAGAAATCCAATATAAACCTAACACTCCCATTGGCTCATTGGATACTAAAATAATCTATATAGTGTCAAAGAGTTCTGTTATGGAGTCTACTGCGAAAAAATTACCGAAAATTTCCAATAAAACGTTTGAG CAAACCTTTCGGCTTCAAGTGAAACTCCCAAGAAACCAGCTAACAGTTTTGAGAGTTAGCCCCAAAATGACATTGGCAGAGGTTAAAAGAATAGTATGTTCAGATaaaaatcttgatataaacaatTATCATTTAGTACGACCAAGCCAACCTAACAATGTTCTTGACTTAAATATCACATTAGCCAACTATGGGAGTACAGAGATAAACCTGCTAtctaataaaa GTATTACAACAAACATTTACTCTTCTGCTACTGATTTAATTGCTTATTCTACAAGAGAGGATGAAAGgactaaaaaaggaattcttggaATATTAACTAGAAAAAAAAGTAAAGGG AGTTTGGCAAGTTCAAGCAGTGATGGTGCAAATAGTCAAGGATATTCTCCAAATCCTGGTAATGATCAAACTGATCaggtaaagaaaacatttactgtAAAGCCAAGTGTAAAGAAACGACCAGCACCACCTCCACCGTCCCAAAAGACAAATACTAGGATAGAAATCTCTGATCAACTAAGCTTAGACTCGCAGCTGAAGGATGACAATGGTTTTCTTCTTGCATCTCACTCTCGACAGAGTTCAGACTCCAGTGGTTATCATGAAGCCTCTGTCTTCAGTGAACTTCCAGAAAATACATTTCCAGAAACTTCTAGTGGCAGTGGGAGCAGTGGCTTAGAGCATAGTGATACTATGGTACATTCAGCTCCTTATCCACCACTACAAAAGATCTTAGTGTCAAATAAAGATGCAAAATCTCATCAGAGTGATAAATCTAATCTGACCAATGTTCCTTCAACATCAAGTATATCAGTGGTTAGTGCTGTTGGAAAGAAACGTAAAgctccaccaccaccaccaaagAGGGATGCCAGTAAGCCAGAATTAGATCCAGTTAGGGAGATGGGTGCTGCCAGAGAGAATGATGATATTCAGTCAGAAGCAAATCCAGAAACATTAGAATCTGAATTTCGGGAAGGAATTGATGTGATAGAAGACACTCTTAATATAGATCATGAAG TGAAATATCAGACTATATCAGAGCCTTCAATTGAATTTGTTGTAGTACCGTCTCCTGCAATAGATGACATACCTTCACTTCAAGCCAATCCTCCACCTGAGTTTGCTGATAACAGTGATAAAATTTCATCTGAAAACcttgaaaaaaaatcagaaattgGTGAGATGAATTTTTCCTTTGATAGTGCATTCATGTCAGAAGATGACTGGTCAATCTCTGACTGCTCAACTATATTTGATTTGGTTGAGCCTCCTGAAGCTTTTAATAACATTCATTTGTACTATGGTATTAACCATGACTGTAGTGATTATGATGTGAATGCATGGTCTTCTTCATCTGTTAAAATTCTGGCTTTTGATCCTTCACCAGGAAAATACATACTATTCCCACAAATTTCTAAACTCCAAGAGGAGATTGATgcaacaaataaaa GCTTATCATATTTAGAAGAGCAAACAGTAAAAAATGTACAACAGCACCAACAACAGAATAGCTTGTCTTCTAGTGCCACTACAGATGACATAGAGAACACATTTGAACATACTATAGCAGAAGATGAGAGAGCTCTTGAGAGGGATCAAGAAAAAA aaattgtCAAAGCTTATGTACCAACAGAAGCTGACAAAGCTTCAGATATGATGAAAGGGAGTGCATGTTTCAATCTAAACATTACCCATGATCAACTTTTGTCTCATATTGAAGCAGCATTTTCTGCTGTTGAGCAGCAGGCTGAAGATGTGTTACCAGATGAGCCAGCATCTGAGTGTAACACTCTTCCTGGACCACCATATTCATTTAGAGATAATGACATAAATCCCCTCCAGCATGATGAAGATGAAAAACTTAATTCTACTGAGTTTTGTGCTGTACTTAGTAGTTCGCCTTTAGAATTGCATGATATTGACTGCCATGCACAATCAACAGTCAATGTGCAAGAGCAAGCTATCAGTGTTAAGCAAACACAGAAAGCACCTCTTACCAATTTTGTAATTACttcttacaaaaaagaaaatatttatggaTCCAATCCTAAAGTCAACACAGAATTGTTCCAGCAGTCTGTTTGTGTTTCTCATTCTCTTGATGAAACAGGTGAAGTCATTCAAAAATATCCTGATAATACACGAGAAGAAAATAAAGTAGGAATTGAAACTACAAAACCAAGGTGCAATGACCAGAATTTaaatttcaaagaacaaaaaagtcaGGAATTTTTAACCCACAACACTCAGGCAGCTACATATCTTGAAGAGGAATCTGTTCAAGGCTTCAGGGGGCAGGTTAAACTCAGGTGTACACAACTTGTTGACCTCGAATCTTCGCCTTTCACTGGCAGGTCTACTTCCATGCTAAATCTAGCACCACTTCCAGCTATGCATGTTAGAAAACATAGAAATACATATGATATCTCAGAGACGTTGAGGAGAGTCCAATCTGAACATAATGTCAACAACACATCTTGTAATTCAGAGTGTTTAAATGAAAATGAAGAACTTCAGGCAAAATATGAACAACTGAAAGAACAGTTGTTGGGATGGCAGCAGAAGCTTGTTCAAAACCAGAAACTTTTACAAAATGGGACAACTAACTCAAAAGTTATTACAAAATCTCTAGAGCAAAATCCTCTCTGGATCAATGACACAAGGATAGATGTGAAAGACTCTGCAGGAGTTAAGCTTCAGAAACTTTCAAAAGAAGAATTAGTTCATCAAGACGTTGGCTTGATTACGAAAAGACAAGTTTTACCCAAGAACCAGAAAAGACCCAAATCTCAAATGTTAACAAATGTTACTATTGGTTCATGGCAACAAAGAAACCATCAGGAAGAGCCAAGTCGTTCCAAATTTCACAGTGTTGAGAACCTTACTTATCCACACTCAGGGCTACAAATATCCACTCTGAATGGAAAATGTATTGACTCATGCTTTACAAATGCTGTTAATGTGCCAAAGTTTTCCTATAAATGTAAAGAAGAGCCTAAGTTAGATATTCTCACAACTAGTCAAGGTGAAGAACCATTACTAAGCTCAGTAAAATCTGTTGTTGATTTGTCAGAGAAACATAAGAAGAATGAAACAGAAAGTCATTGCAATAATCGATTATCACTACGTGAACCAAAAGTTATTAAAGTGAgcaataacaattataaaacaggAGCAGTCCAAACATATATTGGTGCTCCTGTGGTGAAAGGTTTCTCAGATGAGGTCATACAAAACTTGCTAAAAAAACCTCCTACTCAGAAAAATGTTATTCAGACCAATGAAAGTGGAAATTCCATCCTAGTAATAAAATCCAACAAGAACATGACTCCAGCTTCCAAAACAGACCTGAATATGATAAAAATGAATCTTCCTGCAAAACCAAATAATCAACAACTTGGCTCAGTTAATGTCCATCAAAATATTTCATCACCTTCGAAAATCACCACTGCTTCTGCTCACTCCTTATCATCAATGTGTAAgcctaaagaaaagaaaaaaacttctGACTTTTCTGATATAGACCCAAGGGATAAACTAATGATTGACATTAGGAACTTTCAAGGACGTTCAGCCCTTCGTAAG GTAACTGTAGCAGAGACCAACTGGAAACTGAAAGCTTCCTAA
- the LOC143233843 gene encoding uncharacterized protein LOC143233843 isoform X4 — protein MGNQNSVGRFVRRFSARMRKSTSVVSNRASISNPLPHGNVPVLTMDDDCAINELLEGRMDLDVILPDENKARMNVERKMPMMDLLVQVTTANKISPGGHVIQVLTERGKEIQYKPNTPIGSLDTKIIYIVSKSSVMESTAKKLPKISNKTFEQTFRLQVKLPRNQLTVLRVSPKMTLAEVKRIVCSDKNLDINNYHLVRPSQPNNVLDLNITLANYGSTEINLLSNKSITTNIYSSATDLIAYSTREDERTKKGILGILTRKKSKGSLASSSSDGANSQGYSPNPGNDQTDQVKKTFTVKPSVKKRPAPPPPSQKTNTRIEISDQLSLDSQLKDDNGFLLASHSRQSSDSSGYHEASVFSELPENTFPETSSGSGSSGLEHSDTMVHSAPYPPLQKILVSNKDAKSHQSDKSNLTNVPSTSSISVVSAVGKKRKAPPPPPKRDASKPELDPVREMGAARENDDIQSEANPETLESEFREGIDVIEDTLNIDHEVKYQTISEPSIEFVVVPSPAIDDIPSLQANPPPEFADNSDKISSENLEKKSEIGEMNFSFDSAFMSEDDWSISDCSTIFDLVEPPEAFNNIHLYYGINHDCSDYDVNAWSSSSVKILAFDPSPGKYILFPQISKLQEEIDATNKSLSYLEEQTVKNVQQHQQQNSLSSSATTDDIENTFEHTIAEDERALERDQEKKIVKAYVPTEADKASDMMKGSACFNLNITHDQLLSHIEAAFSAVEQQAEDVLPDEPASECNTLPGPPYSFRDNDINPLQHDEDEKLNSTEFCAVLSSSPLELHDIDCHAQSTVNVQEQAISVKQTQKAPLTNFVITSYKKENIYGSNPKVNTELFQQSVCVSHSLDETGEVIQKYPDNTREENKVGIETTKPRCNDQNLNFKEQKSQEFLTHNTQAATYLEEESVQGFRGQVKLRCTQLVDLESSPFTGRSTSMLNLAPLPAMHVRKHRNTYDISETLRRVQSEHNVNNTSCNSECLNENEELQAKYEQLKEQLLGWQQKLVQNQKLLQNGTTNSKVITKSLEQNPLWINDTRIDVKDSAGVKLQKLSKEELVHQDVGLITKRQVLPKNQKRPKSQMLTNVTIGSWQQRNHQEEPSRSKFHSVENLTYPHSGLQISTLNGKCIDSCFTNAVNVPKFSYKCKEEPKLDILTTSQGEEPLLSSVKSVVDLSEKHKKNETESHCNNRLSLREPKVIKVSNNNYKTGAVQTYIGAPVVKGFSDEVIQNLLKKPPTQKNVIQTNESGNSILVIKSNKNMTPASKTDLNMIKMNLPAKPNNQQLGSVNVHQNISSPSKITTASAHSLSSMCKPKEKKKTSDFSDIDPRDKLMIDIRNFQGRSALRKVTVAETNWKLKAS, from the exons TGCGAGAATGAGGAAATCGACGTCGGTGGTTTCGAACAGGGCTTCAATATCAAACCCATTACCGCATGGTAACGTTCCGGTGTTAACTATGGACGATGACTGTGCCATCAACGAATTGCTAGAAGGTCGTATGGATCTTGATGTCATCCTTCCTGATGAGAATAAAGCCCGGATGAACGTAGAGAGAAA GATGCCTATGATGGACCTTTTGGTGCAAGTCACAACAGCCAATAAAATTAGTCCAGGAGGCCACGTGATCCAAGTTCTTACCGAGAGAGGAAAAGAAATCCAATATAAACCTAACACTCCCATTGGCTCATTGGATACTAAAATAATCTATATAGTGTCAAAGAGTTCTGTTATGGAGTCTACTGCGAAAAAATTACCGAAAATTTCCAATAAAACGTTTGAG CAAACCTTTCGGCTTCAAGTGAAACTCCCAAGAAACCAGCTAACAGTTTTGAGAGTTAGCCCCAAAATGACATTGGCAGAGGTTAAAAGAATAGTATGTTCAGATaaaaatcttgatataaacaatTATCATTTAGTACGACCAAGCCAACCTAACAATGTTCTTGACTTAAATATCACATTAGCCAACTATGGGAGTACAGAGATAAACCTGCTAtctaataaaa GTATTACAACAAACATTTACTCTTCTGCTACTGATTTAATTGCTTATTCTACAAGAGAGGATGAAAGgactaaaaaaggaattcttggaATATTAACTAGAAAAAAAAGTAAAGGG AGTTTGGCAAGTTCAAGCAGTGATGGTGCAAATAGTCAAGGATATTCTCCAAATCCTGGTAATGATCAAACTGATCaggtaaagaaaacatttactgtAAAGCCAAGTGTAAAGAAACGACCAGCACCACCTCCACCGTCCCAAAAGACAAATACTAGGATAGAAATCTCTGATCAACTAAGCTTAGACTCGCAGCTGAAGGATGACAATGGTTTTCTTCTTGCATCTCACTCTCGACAGAGTTCAGACTCCAGTGGTTATCATGAAGCCTCTGTCTTCAGTGAACTTCCAGAAAATACATTTCCAGAAACTTCTAGTGGCAGTGGGAGCAGTGGCTTAGAGCATAGTGATACTATGGTACATTCAGCTCCTTATCCACCACTACAAAAGATCTTAGTGTCAAATAAAGATGCAAAATCTCATCAGAGTGATAAATCTAATCTGACCAATGTTCCTTCAACATCAAGTATATCAGTGGTTAGTGCTGTTGGAAAGAAACGTAAAgctccaccaccaccaccaaagAGGGATGCCAGTAAGCCAGAATTAGATCCAGTTAGGGAGATGGGTGCTGCCAGAGAGAATGATGATATTCAGTCAGAAGCAAATCCAGAAACATTAGAATCTGAATTTCGGGAAGGAATTGATGTGATAGAAGACACTCTTAATATAGATCATGAAG TGAAATATCAGACTATATCAGAGCCTTCAATTGAATTTGTTGTAGTACCGTCTCCTGCAATAGATGACATACCTTCACTTCAAGCCAATCCTCCACCTGAGTTTGCTGATAACAGTGATAAAATTTCATCTGAAAACcttgaaaaaaaatcagaaattgGTGAGATGAATTTTTCCTTTGATAGTGCATTCATGTCAGAAGATGACTGGTCAATCTCTGACTGCTCAACTATATTTGATTTGGTTGAGCCTCCTGAAGCTTTTAATAACATTCATTTGTACTATGGTATTAACCATGACTGTAGTGATTATGATGTGAATGCATGGTCTTCTTCATCTGTTAAAATTCTGGCTTTTGATCCTTCACCAGGAAAATACATACTATTCCCACAAATTTCTAAACTCCAAGAGGAGATTGATgcaacaaataaaa GCTTATCATATTTAGAAGAGCAAACAGTAAAAAATGTACAACAGCACCAACAACAGAATAGCTTGTCTTCTAGTGCCACTACAGATGACATAGAGAACACATTTGAACATACTATAGCAGAAGATGAGAGAGCTCTTGAGAGGGATCAAGAAAAAA aaattgtCAAAGCTTATGTACCAACAGAAGCTGACAAAGCTTCAGATATGATGAAAGGGAGTGCATGTTTCAATCTAAACATTACCCATGATCAACTTTTGTCTCATATTGAAGCAGCATTTTCTGCTGTTGAGCAGCAGGCTGAAGATGTGTTACCAGATGAGCCAGCATCTGAGTGTAACACTCTTCCTGGACCACCATATTCATTTAGAGATAATGACATAAATCCCCTCCAGCATGATGAAGATGAAAAACTTAATTCTACTGAGTTTTGTGCTGTACTTAGTAGTTCGCCTTTAGAATTGCATGATATTGACTGCCATGCACAATCAACAGTCAATGTGCAAGAGCAAGCTATCAGTGTTAAGCAAACACAGAAAGCACCTCTTACCAATTTTGTAATTACttcttacaaaaaagaaaatatttatggaTCCAATCCTAAAGTCAACACAGAATTGTTCCAGCAGTCTGTTTGTGTTTCTCATTCTCTTGATGAAACAGGTGAAGTCATTCAAAAATATCCTGATAATACACGAGAAGAAAATAAAGTAGGAATTGAAACTACAAAACCAAGGTGCAATGACCAGAATTTaaatttcaaagaacaaaaaagtcaGGAATTTTTAACCCACAACACTCAGGCAGCTACATATCTTGAAGAGGAATCTGTTCAAGGCTTCAGGGGGCAGGTTAAACTCAGGTGTACACAACTTGTTGACCTCGAATCTTCGCCTTTCACTGGCAGGTCTACTTCCATGCTAAATCTAGCACCACTTCCAGCTATGCATGTTAGAAAACATAGAAATACATATGATATCTCAGAGACGTTGAGGAGAGTCCAATCTGAACATAATGTCAACAACACATCTTGTAATTCAGAGTGTTTAAATGAAAATGAAGAACTTCAGGCAAAATATGAACAACTGAAAGAACAGTTGTTGGGATGGCAGCAGAAGCTTGTTCAAAACCAGAAACTTTTACAAAATGGGACAACTAACTCAAAAGTTATTACAAAATCTCTAGAGCAAAATCCTCTCTGGATCAATGACACAAGGATAGATGTGAAAGACTCTGCAGGAGTTAAGCTTCAGAAACTTTCAAAAGAAGAATTAGTTCATCAAGACGTTGGCTTGATTACGAAAAGACAAGTTTTACCCAAGAACCAGAAAAGACCCAAATCTCAAATGTTAACAAATGTTACTATTGGTTCATGGCAACAAAGAAACCATCAGGAAGAGCCAAGTCGTTCCAAATTTCACAGTGTTGAGAACCTTACTTATCCACACTCAGGGCTACAAATATCCACTCTGAATGGAAAATGTATTGACTCATGCTTTACAAATGCTGTTAATGTGCCAAAGTTTTCCTATAAATGTAAAGAAGAGCCTAAGTTAGATATTCTCACAACTAGTCAAGGTGAAGAACCATTACTAAGCTCAGTAAAATCTGTTGTTGATTTGTCAGAGAAACATAAGAAGAATGAAACAGAAAGTCATTGCAATAATCGATTATCACTACGTGAACCAAAAGTTATTAAAGTGAgcaataacaattataaaacaggAGCAGTCCAAACATATATTGGTGCTCCTGTGGTGAAAGGTTTCTCAGATGAGGTCATACAAAACTTGCTAAAAAAACCTCCTACTCAGAAAAATGTTATTCAGACCAATGAAAGTGGAAATTCCATCCTAGTAATAAAATCCAACAAGAACATGACTCCAGCTTCCAAAACAGACCTGAATATGATAAAAATGAATCTTCCTGCAAAACCAAATAATCAACAACTTGGCTCAGTTAATGTCCATCAAAATATTTCATCACCTTCGAAAATCACCACTGCTTCTGCTCACTCCTTATCATCAATGTGTAAgcctaaagaaaagaaaaaaacttctGACTTTTCTGATATAGACCCAAGGGATAAACTAATGATTGACATTAGGAACTTTCAAGGACGTTCAGCCCTTCGTAAG GTAACTGTAGCAGAGACCAACTGGAAACTGAAAGCTTCCTAA